The Streptomyces sp. SS1-1 genome has a segment encoding these proteins:
- the katG gene encoding catalase/peroxidase HPI yields MPGSESENPAIPSPSPKPTPRPRTNRDWWPNQLDLQVLHQHSSRSNPMDPDFDYAEEFASLDVEALKRDVFEVMTASQDWWPADYGHYGPLFIRMSWHSAGTYRIADGRGGGGTGAQRFAPLNSWPDNASLDKARRLLWPVKQKYGKKISWADLLVFAGNCAMESMGFRTYGFAFGREDLWEPEEIFWGPEDTWLGDERYSGDRELTGPFGAVQMGLIYVNPEGPNGTPDPMAAARDVRETFGRMAMNDEETVALIAGGHTFGKCHGAVDPSCLGPEPEGAPIEQQGLGWRNTCGAGKGPDALTSGLEGAWTYEPTKWDNGFFDNLFRYDWELTTSPAGAHQWTPTDPDARDKVPDAHDPSKRHAPIMLTTDLALKLDPVYGPISKRFHENPEEFALAFAKAWFKLLHRDMGPRSRYLGPWIPEPQLWQDPVPDVDHDLVGEADIAALKRTILDAGLSVPQLVTTAWASAASFRGTDKRGGANGARIRLAPQKDWELNDLPEIRETISALERIQQDFNGSRTGGTRVSLADLIVLGGCAAVEKAAADAGHPITVPFAPGRTDATQEQTDVNTFDVLEPSADGFRNYLPAGEKLSPETLLLDRANLLTLTAPEMTVLIGGMRALDTGFKGSRHGVLTDRPGALTTDFFVNLLDMGTEWSTSTTDENVYEGRDRVTGDVKWTATAVDLVFGAHSQLRAVSEVYAARDAGEKFVRDFASAWDKVMNLDRYDLRR; encoded by the coding sequence GCTGGACCTCCAGGTCCTCCACCAGCACTCGTCGCGTTCGAATCCGATGGACCCCGACTTCGACTACGCCGAGGAGTTCGCGTCCCTCGACGTGGAGGCGCTGAAGCGGGACGTGTTCGAGGTGATGACGGCGTCGCAGGACTGGTGGCCCGCCGACTACGGGCACTACGGTCCGCTCTTCATCCGGATGAGCTGGCACTCGGCGGGGACGTACCGGATCGCGGACGGCCGGGGCGGTGGCGGCACCGGAGCGCAGCGGTTCGCCCCGCTGAACAGCTGGCCGGACAACGCGAGCCTGGACAAGGCGCGCCGCCTGCTGTGGCCGGTCAAGCAGAAGTACGGCAAGAAGATCTCCTGGGCGGACCTCCTGGTCTTCGCCGGGAACTGCGCCATGGAATCGATGGGCTTCAGGACGTACGGGTTCGCCTTCGGGCGGGAGGACCTGTGGGAGCCCGAGGAGATCTTCTGGGGCCCGGAGGACACCTGGCTCGGCGACGAGCGCTACAGCGGGGACCGCGAGCTGACCGGCCCGTTCGGCGCCGTCCAGATGGGGCTGATCTACGTCAACCCGGAGGGCCCCAACGGCACGCCCGACCCGATGGCCGCCGCCCGGGACGTCCGGGAGACGTTCGGCCGGATGGCGATGAACGACGAGGAGACGGTCGCGCTCATCGCGGGCGGTCACACGTTCGGCAAGTGTCACGGCGCGGTCGACCCGAGCTGCCTCGGCCCGGAGCCCGAGGGAGCCCCCATCGAGCAGCAGGGCCTGGGCTGGCGGAACACCTGCGGCGCCGGCAAGGGCCCCGACGCGCTCACCAGCGGACTCGAGGGGGCGTGGACGTACGAGCCGACCAAGTGGGACAACGGGTTCTTCGACAACCTCTTCCGCTACGACTGGGAGCTGACGACGAGCCCGGCTGGCGCCCACCAGTGGACGCCCACCGACCCGGACGCCCGGGACAAGGTGCCCGACGCGCACGACCCGTCGAAGCGGCACGCGCCCATCATGCTGACGACGGACCTGGCGCTGAAGCTGGACCCGGTCTACGGGCCGATCTCCAAGCGCTTCCACGAGAACCCGGAGGAGTTCGCGCTCGCCTTCGCCAAGGCGTGGTTCAAGCTGCTGCACCGCGACATGGGTCCCCGTTCGCGCTACCTCGGCCCGTGGATCCCCGAGCCGCAGCTGTGGCAGGACCCGGTGCCGGACGTGGACCACGACCTGGTCGGGGAGGCGGACATCGCCGCCCTCAAGCGCACCATCCTCGACGCGGGCCTGTCGGTCCCTCAGCTCGTGACCACCGCCTGGGCGTCGGCCGCCAGCTTCCGCGGCACCGACAAGCGCGGCGGCGCCAACGGGGCACGCATCCGGCTCGCCCCGCAGAAGGACTGGGAGCTCAACGACCTCCCCGAGATCCGCGAGACCATCAGCGCTCTGGAGCGGATCCAGCAGGACTTCAACGGCTCCCGGACCGGCGGCACACGGGTCTCCCTCGCCGATCTGATCGTCCTGGGCGGCTGCGCCGCGGTCGAGAAGGCGGCGGCGGACGCCGGGCACCCGATCACGGTCCCCTTCGCGCCGGGGCGTACGGACGCCACGCAGGAGCAGACGGACGTGAACACCTTCGACGTCCTGGAGCCCTCGGCCGACGGGTTCCGCAACTACCTGCCGGCCGGCGAGAAACTCTCCCCGGAGACGCTCCTGCTGGACCGCGCGAACCTGCTCACCCTCACCGCCCCGGAGATGACCGTCCTGATCGGCGGCATGCGCGCTCTGGACACCGGTTTCAAGGGCTCCCGGCACGGCGTCCTCACCGACCGGCCCGGCGCCCTGACCACCGACTTCTTCGTCAACCTCCTCGACATGGGCACCGAGTGGTCCACGTCCACGACGGACGAGAACGTGTACGAGGGCCGCGACCGGGTCACGGGTGACGTCAAGTGGACCGCGACGGCCGTCGACCTCGTCTTCGGCGCGCACTCCCAGCTCCGCGCCGTCAGCGAGGTCTACGCCGCCCGGGACGCCGGCGAGAAGTTCGTCCGTGACTTCGCGTCCGCGTGGGACAAGGTGATGAACCTCGACCGGTACGACCTGCGCCGGTAG
- a CDS encoding TetR/AcrR family transcriptional regulator — protein MVARREPVSRRERPAKPALSRRVIVDTAVALMRAEGLEKVTMRRLAQELDTGAASLYVYVANTAELHAAVLDALLGEVDLTGADAGDDWRERLRAVVTSYTLVLFAHPQLARSALVARPSGENYLRLVDRVLDLLSHSGASRAQVAWGVDKVLQDATATAAEHSAQDRDPAAADDWNAAVAALRAVNEDTHPAIAAHMPELISGTAQERLRWGFDVIVNGITHTPVSGPAAG, from the coding sequence ATGGTTGCGAGAAGAGAGCCGGTCAGCCGCCGTGAGCGTCCCGCCAAGCCCGCCCTGTCGCGGCGGGTGATCGTCGACACGGCGGTGGCGCTCATGCGGGCCGAGGGACTGGAGAAGGTGACCATGCGCCGGCTGGCGCAGGAGCTGGACACCGGCGCGGCCTCGCTCTACGTCTACGTGGCCAACACCGCCGAGCTGCACGCCGCCGTGCTGGACGCCCTCCTGGGCGAGGTCGACCTGACGGGCGCGGACGCCGGGGACGACTGGCGGGAGCGGCTGAGGGCCGTCGTCACGTCGTACACCCTCGTGCTGTTCGCGCACCCGCAGCTCGCCCGGTCCGCGCTCGTGGCCCGGCCCAGCGGGGAGAACTATCTGCGGCTGGTCGACCGTGTCCTTGATCTGCTATCCCACAGCGGGGCCTCCCGGGCGCAGGTCGCCTGGGGCGTGGACAAGGTGCTGCAGGACGCCACCGCCACGGCGGCCGAGCACTCCGCCCAGGACCGCGACCCGGCCGCCGCGGACGACTGGAACGCCGCCGTCGCCGCGCTGCGTGCCGTGAACGAGGACACGCACCCGGCGATCGCCGCCCATATGCCCGAGCTGATCAGCGGCACCGCCCAGGAGCGGCTGCGCTGGGGCTTCGACGTGATCGTCAACGGGATCACGCACACGCCTGTTTCCGGTCCGGCGGCCGGCTGA
- a CDS encoding FAD-dependent oxidoreductase: MSVPHHPIAIIGGGLGGLVAARVLHVHGIEAAVFDLESGPEARTQGGMLDIHEESGQRALRAAGLYDGFRAIVHPGGEALRLAGPDGTVLVDIADDGSGGRPEVDRGALRDLLLASLPDGTVRWGRKVTGARPLGDGRHEVAFADGSAVTTGLLIGADGAWSRIRPLVSAARPAYTGISFVETDLHDADTRHPRGAALVGGGSFMCLGDERGILAHRETDGSLHVYTALKAAENWLGTVDFADPALAKKAVLAHLEGWHEDLRGLVAEAVTVTPRHIHALPVGHRWERTPGVTLLGDAAHLMSPFAGEGANLALQDGAELALALAAHPGDVESALARYEEALFPRGRAAAAESADNLRDMFAPDGLRRMAGFFASHPGAA; encoded by the coding sequence ATGTCCGTCCCCCACCACCCCATCGCGATCATCGGCGGCGGTCTCGGCGGTCTCGTCGCCGCCCGTGTCCTGCACGTCCACGGCATCGAGGCGGCCGTCTTCGACCTGGAGTCCGGACCCGAGGCCCGCACGCAGGGCGGCATGCTGGACATCCACGAGGAGAGCGGGCAGCGGGCGCTGCGCGCGGCCGGTCTGTACGACGGGTTCCGGGCGATCGTCCACCCCGGAGGCGAGGCCCTGCGCCTGGCCGGTCCCGACGGCACCGTCCTGGTGGACATCGCGGACGACGGCTCCGGTGGCCGTCCGGAGGTCGATCGCGGCGCTCTGCGCGACCTGCTGCTGGCGTCCCTGCCCGACGGCACGGTCCGGTGGGGCCGCAAGGTCACCGGCGCGCGTCCGCTCGGCGACGGCCGTCACGAGGTCGCGTTCGCCGACGGCTCGGCCGTCACCACCGGACTGCTGATCGGCGCGGACGGCGCCTGGTCGCGCATCCGGCCCCTCGTCTCCGCCGCCCGGCCCGCCTACACCGGCATCTCCTTCGTGGAGACGGACCTGCACGACGCCGACACCCGGCATCCGCGCGGCGCCGCCCTGGTCGGCGGTGGTTCGTTCATGTGCCTCGGCGACGAACGCGGCATCCTCGCCCACCGCGAGACCGACGGCAGCCTCCACGTCTACACGGCGCTCAAGGCGGCCGAGAACTGGCTCGGCACCGTGGACTTCGCCGACCCCGCCCTCGCGAAGAAGGCGGTCCTCGCCCACCTGGAAGGCTGGCACGAGGATCTGCGCGGCCTGGTCGCCGAGGCGGTGACCGTGACCCCGCGCCACATCCACGCCCTGCCCGTCGGACACCGCTGGGAGCGCACCCCCGGGGTGACCCTGCTGGGCGACGCCGCCCATCTCATGTCGCCGTTCGCCGGCGAGGGCGCGAACCTCGCCCTCCAGGACGGCGCCGAACTGGCCCTCGCGCTCGCCGCGCACCCCGGCGACGTGGAGAGCGCCCTCGCCCGCTACGAGGAGGCTCTCTTCCCCCGCGGCCGGGCGGCTGCCGCCGAGTCCGCCGACAACCTGCGGGACATGTTCGCGCCCGACGGCCTCCGGCGGATGGCCGGGTTCTTCGCCTCCCACCCGGGCGCGGCCTGA
- a CDS encoding phosphotransferase family protein: protein MRRFAEGEALSGVVREALGAAARVTGVERLRGGSKKGVYRVRTDGPRPARVIVYSWAEAENFWPGADGVDTAHPFAPASGLAPFLAAQRVLDGLGVRVPAVLLADDSRTRFAADVAVVEDVSGGTLEALFEADPVRASGALRELAAMLDVMHGQRGARYGRVDVLERGGAAPGESCQGLVLERALGDLAEAAGRDPAIGAAASQLRDRLRELAARVAPRTGHGLIHGELGPDHVLVDADGRPVLIDIEGLMYFDVEWEHVFLKLRFAERYPVLSRPGLDPARLDLYTLATHLSLVAGPLRLLDGDFPHRDVMRGIAEHNAGAALALLPR, encoded by the coding sequence ATGCGCCGGTTCGCGGAGGGTGAAGCCCTGTCGGGGGTCGTACGGGAAGCACTGGGGGCGGCGGCCCGCGTCACCGGCGTGGAGCGGTTGCGCGGCGGGAGCAAGAAGGGCGTGTACCGCGTCCGCACGGACGGACCGCGGCCCGCGCGGGTGATCGTCTACAGCTGGGCCGAGGCCGAGAACTTCTGGCCCGGCGCGGACGGCGTGGACACGGCCCACCCCTTCGCCCCGGCCTCCGGCCTCGCCCCCTTCCTGGCCGCTCAGCGCGTGCTGGACGGCCTCGGCGTCCGGGTGCCCGCCGTGCTCCTCGCCGACGACAGCCGAACCCGGTTCGCGGCGGACGTGGCGGTCGTCGAGGACGTCTCCGGGGGCACGCTGGAAGCGCTGTTCGAGGCGGATCCCGTACGGGCGTCGGGTGCCCTGCGCGAGCTGGCGGCCATGCTCGACGTGATGCACGGGCAGCGTGGTGCGCGGTACGGCCGTGTGGACGTGCTCGAACGCGGCGGCGCGGCCCCCGGTGAGTCGTGCCAGGGGCTGGTGCTGGAGCGGGCTCTCGGCGATCTCGCGGAGGCGGCCGGCCGGGACCCCGCGATCGGTGCGGCCGCGTCCCAGCTGCGGGACCGGCTGCGGGAGCTGGCCGCGCGGGTCGCTCCGCGCACCGGGCACGGGCTGATCCACGGCGAGCTCGGGCCCGACCATGTCCTCGTCGACGCCGACGGGCGGCCCGTGCTCATCGACATCGAGGGCCTGATGTACTTCGACGTCGAGTGGGAGCACGTCTTCCTGAAGCTGCGCTTCGCCGAGCGGTACCCGGTCCTGTCCCGTCCCGGACTCGATCCGGCACGGCTCGACCTGTACACGCTCGCGACGCACCTGTCCCTCGTCGCCGGTCCGCTGCGGCTCCTCGACGGCGACTTCCCGCACCGCGACGTGATGCGGGGGATCGCGGAGCACAACGCGGGGGCGGCGCTGGCCCTGCTGCCCCGCTGA
- a CDS encoding LLM class flavin-dependent oxidoreductase → MKRIGFLSFGHWSPGEYSRTRTATDMLHQSIDLAVAAEEIGVDGAYFRVHHFARQAASPFPLLAAIGARTSTIEIGTGVIDMRYENPLYMAEDAGAADLIAGGRLQLGISRGSPEQVIDGWRLFGHEPAPGESGTDMARRRTKEFLKVLDGEGFAEPNPRPMFPNPPGLLRVEPHSEGLRDRIWWGSGSNATAVWAGELGMNLQSSTLKDDETGEPLHVQQRKQIEAYREAYREAGHTREPRVSVSRSIFALTSDLDRAYFGRDRRSRDQIGMIDDTTRAIFGRSYAGEPDELVKLLQDDEAIQAADTLLLTIPNQLGVDYNTHVLESILTHVAPELGWR, encoded by the coding sequence GTGAAGAGAATCGGCTTCCTCTCCTTCGGTCACTGGTCGCCCGGCGAGTACTCCCGGACCCGGACGGCCACGGACATGCTGCACCAGTCGATCGACCTCGCGGTCGCCGCCGAGGAGATCGGCGTGGACGGCGCGTACTTCCGGGTGCATCACTTCGCCCGGCAGGCGGCCAGCCCGTTCCCGCTGCTCGCGGCGATCGGGGCGCGGACCTCGACGATCGAGATCGGCACCGGCGTGATCGACATGCGCTACGAGAATCCGCTGTACATGGCGGAGGACGCGGGCGCCGCCGACCTCATCGCGGGCGGCCGGCTGCAGCTGGGCATCAGCCGGGGTTCACCGGAGCAGGTCATCGACGGCTGGCGGCTGTTCGGCCACGAACCGGCGCCCGGTGAGTCGGGCACCGACATGGCGCGCCGGCGCACCAAGGAGTTCCTGAAGGTCCTCGACGGCGAGGGGTTCGCGGAGCCCAACCCGCGGCCGATGTTCCCCAACCCGCCCGGCCTGCTGCGCGTCGAGCCGCACTCCGAGGGGCTGCGCGACCGGATCTGGTGGGGTTCCGGGTCGAACGCGACCGCCGTCTGGGCGGGCGAGCTCGGGATGAACCTGCAGAGCTCGACGCTGAAGGACGACGAGACCGGCGAGCCGCTGCACGTGCAGCAGCGCAAGCAGATCGAGGCGTACCGGGAGGCCTACCGCGAGGCCGGCCACACACGGGAGCCCCGGGTGTCGGTCAGCCGCAGCATCTTCGCCCTGACCAGCGACCTGGACCGGGCGTACTTCGGACGTGACCGGCGGTCGCGGGACCAGATCGGCATGATCGACGACACGACCCGGGCCATCTTCGGGCGGTCGTACGCCGGGGAGCCGGACGAACTGGTGAAGCTCCTCCAGGACGACGAGGCGATCCAGGCCGCCGACACCCTGCTGCTGACGATCCCGAACCAGCTGGGCGTCGACTACAACACGCACGTGCTGGAGAGCATCCTCACGCATGTGGCACCGGAACTCGGCTGGCGCTGA
- a CDS encoding CU044_5270 family protein has product MNASPSHQPHPAEWTETQSLLPCVERDLPAGRHQFHKEQLMARIHEDLRTTTRPEPPKRRPNPFLRRTVLLPAAALALAGAVAGGFALSSGDPHDGRTALATGPALTTTVGAADAEGAPRLLDRISLAAADTSTPTPRKGQYIYIESKVASTYASSVGDKTSVVSEELHPRQVWNSLDGKDGWLIEPGQTGDEGITLASEVVMSGAYDVLATLPTDPDALLRRIYRESDATRDHEVPRDQAAFTAIGDLLTESYPPADVSAALYKAAAKIPGVVAVDDAVDATGRHGVAIAREDGTGERTEWIFDKKTLRFLGERVVVVKAVAGSPFKVGTVVFTSAITQRAVVDSNRQVPGGAS; this is encoded by the coding sequence ATGAACGCCAGCCCCTCCCACCAGCCGCACCCGGCTGAGTGGACGGAGACGCAGAGCCTGCTGCCCTGTGTCGAGCGGGATCTGCCGGCGGGCCGCCACCAGTTCCACAAGGAGCAGTTGATGGCCCGGATCCACGAAGACCTGCGCACCACCACCCGCCCCGAGCCCCCGAAGCGCCGCCCCAACCCGTTCCTGCGCCGCACGGTCCTGCTGCCCGCTGCGGCCCTGGCGCTGGCCGGAGCGGTCGCGGGCGGCTTCGCCCTCAGCAGCGGCGACCCGCACGACGGCAGGACCGCGCTGGCCACCGGCCCGGCCCTGACCACCACGGTGGGCGCCGCCGACGCCGAGGGCGCCCCCCGGCTCCTCGACCGGATCTCCCTGGCCGCCGCCGACACCTCCACGCCCACGCCGCGCAAGGGCCAGTACATCTACATCGAGTCGAAGGTGGCCAGCACCTACGCCAGCTCCGTCGGCGACAAGACGTCGGTCGTCAGCGAGGAACTCCACCCCCGCCAGGTGTGGAACTCCCTCGACGGCAAGGACGGCTGGCTGATCGAACCCGGCCAGACGGGCGACGAGGGCATCACCTTGGCCAGTGAGGTGGTGATGAGCGGGGCCTACGACGTCCTCGCCACGCTGCCGACCGACCCGGACGCGCTGCTGCGGCGCATCTACCGGGAGTCGGACGCCACCCGGGACCACGAAGTCCCGCGCGACCAGGCCGCGTTCACCGCCATCGGGGACCTGCTGACCGAGAGCTACCCGCCCGCCGACGTCAGCGCCGCCCTCTACAAGGCGGCGGCGAAGATCCCCGGTGTCGTCGCGGTGGACGACGCGGTCGACGCCACGGGCCGGCACGGAGTCGCCATCGCCCGGGAGGACGGCACCGGGGAACGCACGGAATGGATCTTCGACAAGAAGACGCTGCGCTTTCTCGGCGAACGGGTCGTCGTGGTCAAGGCCGTGGCGGGAAGCCCGTTCAAGGTGGGCACCGTCGTCTTCACCAGCGCGATCACGCAGCGCGCGGTCGTGGACTCGAACAGGCAGGTCCCCGGAGGAGCGAGCTGA
- a CDS encoding RNA polymerase sigma factor, with translation MTTDRRARVRNGDPDAFAELFDECARAVYNHAFRLTADWSTAEDVMATTFMEAWRRRDTVDAEGGTLRPWLLGIATNVARSHHRSDRRYRAAASAAAAAMEDVGDHAEEIAGRVDDRRTLQATLTALSLLKRAEREVLTLCLHEGMAYAEVARVLGIPVGTVRSRLSRARGRLRRLTDAQLLREKREPTPANRQIQDDRGYAVRSAQEGNR, from the coding sequence GTGACCACAGACAGACGAGCGCGGGTGCGCAACGGGGATCCGGATGCCTTCGCGGAGCTTTTCGACGAGTGTGCCCGCGCGGTGTACAACCACGCCTTCCGCCTGACCGCCGACTGGTCGACGGCCGAGGACGTCATGGCCACGACGTTCATGGAGGCCTGGCGGCGCAGGGACACGGTCGACGCCGAAGGGGGCACGCTGCGGCCGTGGTTGCTCGGCATCGCCACCAACGTGGCGCGCTCCCACCATCGCAGCGACCGCCGCTACCGCGCCGCGGCGAGCGCCGCGGCGGCCGCGATGGAGGACGTCGGGGACCACGCCGAGGAGATCGCCGGACGCGTGGACGACCGGCGCACGCTCCAGGCCACGCTGACCGCCCTGAGCCTGCTCAAGCGCGCCGAGCGCGAAGTGCTGACCCTGTGCCTGCACGAGGGGATGGCGTACGCCGAAGTGGCGCGCGTCCTCGGGATCCCCGTCGGGACCGTCCGCTCCCGCCTGTCCCGCGCCCGCGGCAGGCTGCGTCGGCTCACCGACGCTCAACTGCTCCGCGAAAAACGGGAACCAACCCCCGCAAACCGGCAGATACAGGATGACCGCGGATATGCGGTCCGGTCCGCACAGGAAGGAAACCGATGA
- a CDS encoding MFS transporter: MTEPRQREFPWYVVAAVVFAVGMAGTTLPTPLYGLYREEIGFSQFMITVIFAVYAVGVIVALLLAGNFSDVIGRRPVIFTALVLSVLSALCFLFQDGLPLLFAGRVFSGFAAGLLSGAATAAVTELARPGERARAAFAATAANMGGLGCGPLLAGVLAEYAPHPLRLPFLVHLGMLAVATVLVVALPESVHPPVPRPPLRPEGMVVPPPTRSVFVPAALASFAGFSVLGLFTAVAPSFAARYLGVDNLAVAGAIVLAAFLASTAGQLLSQGGPDRALPLGCAILIAGLFLIGGSLLAESLGLLVAGAVVAGGGQGMSFRASVATVARAAPAEQRGATISALFVTAYVGISLPVVGIGALSVPLGLRSAGLIFVGCVIAVAAAVTVRLLRSGDRTT; the protein is encoded by the coding sequence ATGACGGAACCCAGGCAGCGGGAATTCCCTTGGTACGTCGTCGCGGCCGTGGTGTTCGCCGTCGGCATGGCCGGCACCACGCTGCCCACGCCGCTGTACGGGCTCTACCGCGAGGAGATCGGCTTCTCACAGTTCATGATCACGGTGATCTTCGCCGTGTACGCCGTCGGGGTCATCGTGGCCCTGCTGCTGGCCGGCAACTTCTCCGACGTCATCGGCCGGCGGCCGGTGATCTTCACCGCGCTGGTGCTGTCGGTCCTGTCCGCGCTCTGCTTCCTCTTCCAGGACGGTCTCCCGCTGCTGTTCGCGGGCCGGGTGTTCTCCGGGTTCGCGGCCGGGCTGCTCAGCGGCGCCGCCACCGCCGCCGTCACCGAACTGGCCCGCCCCGGCGAGCGGGCGCGCGCCGCGTTCGCGGCCACCGCGGCGAACATGGGCGGGCTGGGGTGCGGGCCGCTGCTGGCCGGAGTCCTCGCCGAGTACGCCCCGCATCCGCTGCGCCTGCCCTTCCTCGTCCACCTCGGCATGCTGGCCGTCGCCACGGTCCTGGTGGTGGCGTTGCCCGAGTCCGTGCACCCGCCGGTCCCGCGTCCGCCGCTGCGCCCCGAGGGCATGGTGGTGCCGCCGCCGACCCGGTCCGTCTTCGTGCCCGCCGCGCTGGCGTCCTTCGCCGGCTTCTCCGTGCTCGGCCTGTTCACCGCCGTCGCCCCGTCGTTCGCCGCGCGGTATCTGGGCGTCGACAACCTGGCCGTGGCCGGCGCGATCGTCCTGGCGGCCTTCCTGGCCTCCACCGCGGGACAGTTGCTGAGCCAAGGCGGCCCCGACCGCGCGCTGCCGCTGGGCTGCGCGATCCTGATCGCCGGTCTCTTCCTGATCGGCGGTTCCCTGCTGGCGGAGTCGCTGGGGCTGCTGGTCGCGGGGGCGGTCGTCGCCGGTGGCGGGCAGGGCATGTCGTTCCGCGCCTCGGTCGCCACGGTGGCGCGGGCCGCGCCCGCCGAGCAGCGCGGCGCGACGATCTCCGCGCTCTTCGTCACCGCCTATGTCGGCATCTCGCTGCCGGTGGTCGGCATCGGCGCCCTCTCGGTCCCGCTCGGCCTGCGGAGCGCCGGTCTGATCTTCGTGGGGTGCGTCATCGCCGTCGCGGCCGCGGTGACGGTCCGTCTCCTGCGGAGCGGCGACCGTACGACCTGA
- a CDS encoding cytochrome ubiquinol oxidase subunit I, which produces MLTLDTVLHGLATAADEPAQLLPARQQMAFTLGFHIILVPFGVALTSLTLIAHHRGLRHDDSTALLLARRWSKAAAVLFAVGAVTGTVLTFELGVLWPGLMGTFGSAFGFPFSIEGLFFFLEAIFVSIYIYGWNRLPPWAHFWTGVPVSLSGIGGTASVVAANSWMNQPGGITMRDGKVVDVVPSQVFFNGAFWGETIHMLLAAYIVAGFTVGGVYAVGLLRGRDNHYHRTGFLIGFVTAACLMPVQLLVGDTIARDVFNDEPAKFAAIEMVPTTDDHVPETLGGVMIDGEVRYGWQIPDLGSILADFSPSTTIKGLDAIPADVRPDDRTVSVVHLAFDVMVGTGSLLTLLAAWFAWLWYRHRRVPDNRWFLRAAAVSGALAVVCLESGWVVTEVGRQPWTVVGLLLTRDAVTTEGNIWALFACVLALYAAVGAAAIWVLRSMRRRWRAEGDDNVTVPYGPAPEPVAARPGSREQ; this is translated from the coding sequence ATGCTCACACTCGACACGGTCCTGCACGGTCTCGCCACCGCTGCGGACGAGCCGGCCCAGTTGCTCCCCGCCCGCCAGCAGATGGCCTTCACGCTGGGCTTCCACATCATCCTGGTCCCGTTCGGCGTCGCCCTGACCAGCCTCACCCTCATCGCCCACCACCGGGGGCTGCGGCACGACGACTCCACCGCCCTGCTCCTGGCCCGGCGCTGGTCGAAGGCGGCGGCCGTCCTGTTCGCCGTCGGCGCGGTCACCGGCACCGTCCTCACCTTCGAACTGGGCGTCCTGTGGCCCGGCTTGATGGGGACCTTCGGGTCCGCGTTCGGGTTCCCGTTCTCCATCGAGGGCCTGTTCTTCTTCCTCGAGGCCATCTTCGTCTCGATCTACATCTACGGCTGGAACCGGCTGCCCCCGTGGGCGCACTTCTGGACCGGTGTCCCCGTGTCCCTGTCCGGCATCGGCGGCACCGCCTCCGTCGTCGCCGCGAACAGCTGGATGAACCAGCCCGGCGGCATCACGATGCGCGACGGGAAGGTCGTCGACGTCGTCCCGTCCCAGGTGTTCTTCAACGGGGCGTTCTGGGGCGAGACCATCCACATGCTGCTGGCCGCGTACATCGTGGCGGGCTTCACCGTCGGAGGCGTGTACGCGGTGGGCCTGCTGCGGGGACGCGACAACCACTACCACCGCACCGGGTTCCTCATCGGCTTCGTCACGGCCGCCTGCCTCATGCCGGTCCAGCTGCTCGTCGGCGACACGATCGCCCGTGACGTCTTCAACGACGAACCCGCCAAGTTCGCCGCGATCGAGATGGTGCCCACCACCGACGACCACGTGCCCGAGACGCTGGGCGGCGTCATGATCGACGGCGAGGTCCGCTACGGCTGGCAGATCCCCGACCTCGGCTCGATCCTGGCCGACTTCTCGCCGTCGACGACGATCAAGGGGCTCGACGCGATCCCGGCCGACGTACGGCCCGACGACCGCACGGTGAGCGTCGTCCACCTCGCCTTCGACGTCATGGTCGGCACGGGCAGCCTGCTGACGCTGCTGGCGGCGTGGTTCGCCTGGCTCTGGTACCGGCACCGGCGCGTCCCGGACAACCGCTGGTTCCTGCGCGCCGCCGCCGTCAGCGGCGCCCTCGCCGTGGTCTGCCTGGAGAGCGGATGGGTCGTCACCGAGGTGGGACGGCAGCCGTGGACCGTCGTCGGCCTGCTGCTGACCCGCGACGCGGTGACCACCGAAGGCAACATCTGGGCGCTGTTCGCCTGCGTGCTGGCGCTGTACGCCGCGGTCGGCGCGGCCGCGATCTGGGTGCTGCGCTCCATGCGGCGGCGCTGGCGCGCGGAGGGCGACGACAACGTCACCGTCCCCTACGGCCCGGCGCCCGAGCCCGTGGCCGCCCGTCCGGGTTCGAGGGAGCAGTAG